The following proteins are encoded in a genomic region of Acipenser ruthenus chromosome 4, fAciRut3.2 maternal haplotype, whole genome shotgun sequence:
- the LOC117399351 gene encoding syndecan-2-like, with translation MRNVWIIFTLGVVTFLSGEMTLAASQGQNSPDEKDLYLEDGSGDYPVDDDDFNSGSGSGLEVELEEPITVKTHMFPKAQPTRDSTKVLTQKVETSTAKARMLPKNPARTEPPVLVTDTDVNIEDLTSTTSKPKVSGSGVDTDVSAEIQSESLFQRTEVLAAVIAGGVIGFLFAIFLILLLVYRMRKKDEGSYDLGERKPSSAAYQKAPTKEFYA, from the exons acactGGCAGCTTCACAGGGTCAGAATTCTCCTGATGAAAAGGATTTGTATCTTGAGGATGGGTCTGGGGATTATCCAGTAGATGATGATGATTTTAATTCTGGGTCAGGCTCAG GTCTTGAAGTGGAACTCGAGGAGCCCATCACTGTGAAAACGCATATGTTTCCAAAAGCACAACCAACCAGGGACTCGACTAAAGTATTGACACAGAAAGTTGAGACATCTACAGCCAAAGCCCGAATGCTGCCTAAGAATCCTGCCAGAACCGAG CCACCAGTTCTGGTCACGGATACAGATGTGAACATAGAGGATTTAACAAGCACAACTAGTAAGCCAAAGGTGTCTGGCAGTGGTGTGGACACAGATGTGTCTGCAGAGATCCAGTCAGAAAGCCTCTTCCAGAGAACAGAAGTATTGGCAG ctgtaattgctggtGGAGTGATTGGGTTCCTGTTTGCAATCTTCCTGATCTTGCTGCTGGTGTACCGCATGAGGAAGAAGGATGAAGGCAGCTATGACCTTGGGGAACGCAAACCATCCAGCGCTGCCTATCAGAAGGCACCTACCAAGGAATTTTACGCATAA